From the Brassica napus cultivar Da-Ae chromosome A8, Da-Ae, whole genome shotgun sequence genome, one window contains:
- the LOC106362338 gene encoding lysine-specific demethylase JMJ25-like isoform X1: protein MSGANEQTRSGSGNANGEGTIGIPDELRCKRSDGKQWRCTAMSMPDKTVCEKHYVQAKKRAANSASRASQKKVQRRSSPPLGEADTYSVDDQLVIPPPSSSNGHASGSTKYDGGIREKRHDRIMSRYLPETPMMRGFSPRVAVDLNDEVDGDDGGMFEESYRSYRRTPPSAGVMDRSRERSQQSMSPMEYSGESTDVSEESLGQTCHHCLRKDRERIISCLKCNQRAFCDACITTQYSEIPLEEVEKVCPACRGLCDCKHCLRSDNTIKLFVETLQVRIQKVPVLDKLQYLYRLLSAVLPVIKQIHLDQCTELELEKRLRGAEIDLVRARLKADDQMCCNVCQVPVVDYYRCCPNCSFDLCLRCCQDLRAESSVEIGGTSQMIGDRRTGVPKLKLNFSNKFPEWEVNSDGSIPCPPKEHGGCGSKSLNLARIFKMNWVAKLVKNAEEMVNGCKVSDLCSPELCDNPVYSPSVETVRSDGVATFEKQWSEGRIVIVKRVLEESSFSRWDPETIWRDIEDVSEHDPFLKAINCLDGSEVEVRLGEFRKAYRDGRNKETALPFSWKLKDWPSPSASEEFIFYQRPEFIRRFPFLEYIHPRLGLLNVAAKMPHYSLQNDSGPKVIVSCGTYKETDGGDSSNSIHYSMRDMVYLLVHTPEGTKLESVRETTNHGPGKADEKMGENESLVSPKEKLIDGELHDLSLGTSNTEKNESEMMLSVEPSCTSSCAGGVQWDVFRRQDVPKLAEYLQRTFQKPDDSLKCDFVSRPLFEGLFLNEHHKRQLKDEFGVEPWTFEQHRGEAIFIPAGCPFQFRNLQSNVQVALDFLCPESVGESARLAEEIRCLPYDHKAKPQILEIGKISLYAASSAIKEVQKLILNPEFGAELGFEDPNLTKAVSNNLDKVIKRPQQISCT, encoded by the exons ATGAGTGGTGCTAACGAGCAAACTCGATCCGGCTCCGGCAACGCCAACGGCGAGGGCACTATCGGGATTCCAGACGAGCTACGTTGCAAGAGGTCAGACGGCAAGCAGTGGAGATGCACCGCTATGTCCATGCCCGACAAGACCGTGTGCGAGAAGCACTACGTCCAGGCCAAGAAGCGCGCTGCTAACTCGGCTTCACGCGCCAGCCAGAAGAAAGTGCAGAGGAGGAGCTCGCCGCCGTTAGGCGAAGCGGATACTTACTCAGTCGATGATCAGCTCGTGATCCCTCCTCCTAGCAGCAGCAACGGCCACGCCTCTGGCTCCACCAAGTATGATGGTGGTATTAGAGAGAAGAGACACGATAGAATCATGAGTAGGTACTTGCCTGAGACGCCTATGATGAGGGGCTTCTCTCCACGTGTTGCTGTTGATTTGAACGATGAGGTGGATGGAGATGATGGTGGAATGTTTGAAGAGAGCTATAGATCTTATAGGAGGACGCCACCGTCTGCTGGTGTGATGGACCGGTCACGCGAGAGATCACAACAAAGCATGAGTCCTATG GAGTACTCAGGAGAGAGCACAGATGTCTCTGAAGAGTCTTTGGGGCAAACTTGTCATCACTGCCTGAGGAAAGACAGAGAGAGAATCATATCTTGCCTCAAGTGCAACCAAAGAGCCTTCTGCGACGCTTGTATAACGACACA GTACTCGGAGATACCACTTGAAGAAGTCGAGAAGGTCTGCCCTGCGTGCCGTGGTTTGTGTGATTGCAAACACTGCCTTCGTTCTGATAACACAATAAAG CTCTTTGTGGAAACTTTGCAGGTCCGGATCCAGAAAGTACCAGTTTTGGACAAGTTGCAGTATCTCTATCGTCTGTTATCAGCTGTCCTTCCAGTGATAAAGCAGATCCATCTTGATCAATGTACAGAGCTAGAACTAGAGAAGAGACTTCGTG GAGCTGAGATTGATCTTGTCAGGGCAAGACTGAAAGCAGATGACCAGATGTGCTG CAACGTGTGTCAGGTACCAGTTGTTGACTACTACCGCTGTTGTCCCAACTGCTCATTTGACCTGTGCCTGAGATGCTGTCAAGATCTACGCGCTGAGTCTTCGGTTGAGATTGGTGGGACTAGCCAAATGATAGGAGATAGAAGAACAGGAGTTCCTAAACTAAAACTGAACTTTTCAAACAAGTTTCCTGAATGGGAAGTCAACAGTGATGGGAGCATCCCCTGCCCTCCTAAGGAACATGGAGGCTGCGGTTCCAAGTCTTTGAACCTCGCTCGCATTTTCAAGATGAATTGGGTTGCAAAGCTTGTGAAAAACGCTGAGGAGATGGTTAACGGCTGCAAGGTATCTGATCTTTGTAGCCCCGAGCTGTGTGACAACCCTGTGTACAGCCCGTCAGTTGAAACGGTTAGATCTGATGGAGTAGCTACTTTTGAGAAACAATGGTCAGAGGGTCGGATTGTTATTGTGAAAAGGGTACTTGAAGAGTCATCTTTCTCTAGATGGGATCCTGAGACTATCTGGAGGGATATAGAAGATGTTTCAGAACATGATCCATTCTTGAAGGCTATTAATTGTTTGGATGGGTCAGAG GTTGAGGTAAGGCTTGGAGAGTTTAGAAAAGCATATAGAGATGGAAGAAACAAAGAGACAGCTCTTCCTTTTTCTTGGAAGTTAAAGGACTGGCCGAGCCCAAGTGCTTCCGAAGAGTTCATTTTCTACCAGAGACCTGAGTTTATCAGAAGATTTCCGTTTCTTGAGTACATACATCCCCGGTTAGGCCTTCTGAACGTTGCAGCCAAGATGCCTCATTACTCGCTCCAAAACGATTCTGGTCCAAAGGTTATAGTGTCTTGTGGGACGTATAAAGAAACTGATGGTGGCGATTCATCGAATAGTATTCACTACAGCATGCGTGACATG GTATACCTCTTGGTGCACACACCTGAAGGAACAAAACTCGAAAGTGTGAGAGAGACTACAAATCACGGTCCAGGAAAAGCTGATGAGAAGATGGGAGAAAATGAGTCACTTGTTAGCCCCAAGGAAAAATTAATAGACGGAGAGTTACATGATCTATCACTTGGTACATCCAATACGGAGAAGAACGAATCTGAGATGATGTTGAGTGTGGAACCTTCTTGCACGTCTTCATGTGCAGGAGGAGTCCAGTGGGATGTCTTCAGGCGCCAAGACGTCCCAAAGCTGGCCGAGTATTTGCAGAGAACGTTCCAGAAGCCTGATGATAGTCTTAAGTGTGATTTT GTGTCACGTCCGTTGTTTGAAGGATTGTTCTTAAATGAACACCACAAGAGACAACTAAAAGATGAGTTTG GAGTTGAGCCATGGACGTTTGAGCAACATCGTGGTGAGGCTATATTCATTCCAGCTGGATGTCCGTTCCAATTCAGAAATCTTCag TCAAATGTTCAGGTGGCTCTAGACTTCTTGTGCCCTGAAAGCGTTGGAGAGTCAGCAAGACTAGCTGAAGAGATCCGGTGTTTACCGTACGACCACAAGGCAAAACCTCAGATTCTAGAG ATAGGGAAGATATCTTTATACGCAGCTAGCTCAGCCATCAAAGAGGTTCAGAAACTGATCTTGAATCCAGA GTTTGGAGCAGAGCTTGGTTTTGAGGACCCAAACCTAACCAAAGCAGTCTCCAACAACTTGGATAAGGTAATCAAGCGGCCGCAGCAAATCAGCTGCACTTGA
- the LOC106362339 gene encoding uncharacterized protein LOC106362339, whose product MVRLMDEGNTLMEESSDVEFACGDPKVEPRVGDEFQAEIPPMMSASKRAAFLSTPLPLDDSSYPFLVGQPVQVTWIDKHHQKGQLNGDDDSIDMNQSLKSLRTKRSRCSSKKQRLNLEAVPEIPSSSWEDHEVASFLLGLYTFGKNFTQLKKFMESKGTGEIVLFYYRKFYKSASYHSWSDSRTKRRRKCVYGRKLYSGWRQHQLLSRLIPSISDESQKQTLVNVSKSFAEGNITLEKYISLVKDLVGLKLLVEAVGIGKGKEDLTVITSGPPVKTKPWFTVSSKTSSSVPGLDAYTSLTSADIINQLTGSSRRLSKARCSDIFWEAVWPRLLARGWRSEQPKERGYFASKDNIVFIVPGVKEFSRGELVKGDDYFDSVSDILTKVAMEPELLEFETGGEIKEGDANAENSSEQSDEGSSPSDKQKHRYLKSPCSNRGTLQMNFTVVDTSLVAGGKLCDLRNLNTEPLVCSVPKTRLGDELDCQNVEMPPSDGRKKDYLEEESSIKEEEEETLERVKDPSKRLIKHRSNQRAEANDGSVSSAPSLKRRRLSACVRSEKSLSRDKHSPGDESTVCSESEQLSSCAVQHQNGSSEEMNEDKERYGRDYMNLKSDQSKHTGSGPSSAVVKIEETSEETRTSPHELISSEQEPNGCCSVSDSNTKRATIVPKQEQAVELPSIPSSNNSPSNDLGTTQELGSSDAPRRQSTRKRPLTTRALEALESGFLTTKEMKSTVKPRKRAKKNRSAKACNREQPLPDNGSAGLEQRGEDESKATDQIEDSKPSLPLNGETTATMALDQRQDSKTVPPERPRLPPIVLKLSLKRRRGASETQV is encoded by the exons ATGGTTCGTCTGATGGATGAGGGAAACACTCTTATGGAAGAATCCTCTGATGTTGAGTTTGCATGTGGAGATCCAAAAGTTGAGCCTCGTGTTGGAGATGAGTTTCAAGCCGAGATTCCTCCTATGATGTCTGCATCCAAACGTGCAGCGTTTCTCTCGACTCCTCTACCTTTGGATGATTCCTCATATCCTTTTCTTGTTGGACAACCTGTCCAAGTAACGTGGATAGACAAGCATCATCAAAAAGGTCAACTAAATGGAGATGATGATAGTATTGACATGAACCAGTCTTTGAAATCTTTAAGAACCAAAAGAAGTCGTTGCTCTTCCAAGAAGCAACGATTGAATCTTGAGGCTGTTCCAGAGATACCATCCAGCTCTTGGGAAGATCATGAGGTGGCTAGCTTTCTCCTTGGTCTTTATACATTCGGGAAGAACTTTACTCAGTTGAAGAAGTTCATGGAGAGCAAAGGAACAGGAGAGATAGTGTTGTTTTACTACCGGAAGTTCTACAAATCAGCTAGTTACCACAGCTGGTCTGATTCTCGCACGAAGCGGAGACGGAAGTGTGTGTACGGAAGAAAGCTTTATTCAGGCTGGAGGCAACATCAGTTGTTGTCCCGTTTGATTCCTTCTATCTCTGATGAATCTCAGAAGCAAACACTTGTGAAT GTCTCAAAGTCATTTGCTGAAGGGAACATCACTCTTGAGAAATACATAAGCTTGGTGAAGGATCTAGTCGGTCTCAAGCTTCTGGTTGAAGCTGTGGGGATCGGTAAAGGAAAAGAAGATCTCACGGTTATTACATCAGGACCACCAGTGAAGACCAAACCATGGTTCACGGTTTCTTCAAAGACTTCTTCTTCGGTCCCAGGCTTAGATGCTTACACTTCACTCACATCTGCCGACATAATAAACCAGTTAACCGGCAGTTCACGACGTCTAAGCAAAGCGCGTTGCAGTGATATCTTCTGGGAAGCTGTGTGGCCGCGTCTGCTAGCCAGAGGATGGCGTTCGGAGCAGCCCAAGGAGCGAGGCTATTTTGCTTCTAAGGATAACATTGTGTTCATCGTCCCTGGAGTGAAAGAGTTTTCGAGAGGGGAGCTTGTTAAAGGAGATGATTACTTTGATTCAGTTAGTGACATTCTAACAAAGGTTGCTATGGAGCCTGAGCTTCTTGAGTTTGAAACAGGAGGAGAGATAAAGGAAGGAGACGCCAATGCAGAGAACTCTTCTGAGCAATCTGATGAAGGGTCTTCACCATCTGATAAGCAAAAACATCGTTACCTAAAGTCTCCATGTTCTAACCGTGGAACTCTCCAAATGAACTTCACTGTTGTGGATACTAGCTTGGTTGCAGGAGGGAAGCTGTGTGATTTACGGAATCTGAATACAGAACCTCTAGTTTGTTCTGTGCCAAAGACTCGTTTAGGAGATGAACTGGACTGTCAGAATGTGGAAATGCCCCCAAGTGATGGCAGGAAAAAGGATTACTTAGAGGAAGAATCTAGTataaaggaggaggaggaggagacttTGGAGAGGGTTAAGGATCCATCAAAGAGGCTGATCAAGCATAGGTCTAACCAACGAGCAGAAGCTAATGATGGTTCAGTAAGTTCTGCTCCATCGTTGAAACGTAGACGGCTCAGTGCTTGCGTGAGGAGTGAGAAAAGCCTTTCAAGAGACAAACATTCACCGGGTGATGAGAGCACGGTATGTTCTGAATCAGAGCAGTTAAGTTCATGCGCTGTCCAACACCAAAACGGCTCAAGTGAAGAGATGAACGAAGACAAAGAGAGATATGGAAGAGattatatgaacttaaagtctGATCAATCAAAACACACGGGAAGTGGACCGTCTTCTGCGGTTGTAAAGATCGAAGAAACGTCAGAGGAGACAAGAACATCCCCACATGAACTCATTTCGTCAGAACAAGAACCAAACGGGTGCTGTTCAGTGTCTGACTCAAACACAAAACGTGCTACCATTGTTCCTAAACAAGAGCAAGCAGTTGAGCTCCCTTCCATCCCAAGCTCTAACAATTCTCCTTCCAATGATCTGGGAACTACTCAAGAACTTGGTTCCTCAGATGCTCCTAGAAGACAGAGCACAAGAAAGCGACCATTGACCACCCGGGCTCTCGAAGCTCTTGAATCCGGTTTTCTTACAACCAAGGAAATGAAAAGCACGGTTAAACCAAGAAAACGTGCAAAGAAAAACCGCTCAGCTAAGGCGTGTAACAGAGAACAGCCTTTGCCAGACAATGGGAGTGCAGGTCTGGAGCAAAGAGGAGAAGATGAGAGCAAAGCAACAGATCAAATAGAGGATTCAAAGCCTAGCCTTCCTCTTAATGGAGAAACAACTGCGACTATGGCACTGGATCAAAGACAAGATTCAAAGACAGTGCCACCTGAACGTCCTAGGCTTCCACCTATTGTTTTGAAGCTTTCTCTTAAGCGTCGAAGAGGAGCTTCAGAGACTCAAGTCTGA
- the LOC106362338 gene encoding lysine-specific demethylase JMJ25-like isoform X2, producing MSGANEQTRSGSGNANGEGTIGIPDELRCKRSDGKQWRCTAMSMPDKTVCEKHYVQAKKRAANSASRASQKKVQRRSSPPLGEADTYSVDDQLVIPPPSSSNGHASGSTKYDGGIREKRHDRIMSRYLPETPMMRGFSPRVAVDLNDEVDGDDGGMFEESYRSYRRTPPSAGVMDRSRERSQQSMSPMEYSGESTDVSEESLGQTCHHCLRKDRERIISCLKCNQRAFCDACITTQYSEIPLEEVEKVCPACRGLCDCKHCLRSDNTIKVRIQKVPVLDKLQYLYRLLSAVLPVIKQIHLDQCTELELEKRLRGAEIDLVRARLKADDQMCCNVCQVPVVDYYRCCPNCSFDLCLRCCQDLRAESSVEIGGTSQMIGDRRTGVPKLKLNFSNKFPEWEVNSDGSIPCPPKEHGGCGSKSLNLARIFKMNWVAKLVKNAEEMVNGCKVSDLCSPELCDNPVYSPSVETVRSDGVATFEKQWSEGRIVIVKRVLEESSFSRWDPETIWRDIEDVSEHDPFLKAINCLDGSEVEVRLGEFRKAYRDGRNKETALPFSWKLKDWPSPSASEEFIFYQRPEFIRRFPFLEYIHPRLGLLNVAAKMPHYSLQNDSGPKVIVSCGTYKETDGGDSSNSIHYSMRDMVYLLVHTPEGTKLESVRETTNHGPGKADEKMGENESLVSPKEKLIDGELHDLSLGTSNTEKNESEMMLSVEPSCTSSCAGGVQWDVFRRQDVPKLAEYLQRTFQKPDDSLKCDFVSRPLFEGLFLNEHHKRQLKDEFGVEPWTFEQHRGEAIFIPAGCPFQFRNLQSNVQVALDFLCPESVGESARLAEEIRCLPYDHKAKPQILEIGKISLYAASSAIKEVQKLILNPEFGAELGFEDPNLTKAVSNNLDKVIKRPQQISCT from the exons ATGAGTGGTGCTAACGAGCAAACTCGATCCGGCTCCGGCAACGCCAACGGCGAGGGCACTATCGGGATTCCAGACGAGCTACGTTGCAAGAGGTCAGACGGCAAGCAGTGGAGATGCACCGCTATGTCCATGCCCGACAAGACCGTGTGCGAGAAGCACTACGTCCAGGCCAAGAAGCGCGCTGCTAACTCGGCTTCACGCGCCAGCCAGAAGAAAGTGCAGAGGAGGAGCTCGCCGCCGTTAGGCGAAGCGGATACTTACTCAGTCGATGATCAGCTCGTGATCCCTCCTCCTAGCAGCAGCAACGGCCACGCCTCTGGCTCCACCAAGTATGATGGTGGTATTAGAGAGAAGAGACACGATAGAATCATGAGTAGGTACTTGCCTGAGACGCCTATGATGAGGGGCTTCTCTCCACGTGTTGCTGTTGATTTGAACGATGAGGTGGATGGAGATGATGGTGGAATGTTTGAAGAGAGCTATAGATCTTATAGGAGGACGCCACCGTCTGCTGGTGTGATGGACCGGTCACGCGAGAGATCACAACAAAGCATGAGTCCTATG GAGTACTCAGGAGAGAGCACAGATGTCTCTGAAGAGTCTTTGGGGCAAACTTGTCATCACTGCCTGAGGAAAGACAGAGAGAGAATCATATCTTGCCTCAAGTGCAACCAAAGAGCCTTCTGCGACGCTTGTATAACGACACA GTACTCGGAGATACCACTTGAAGAAGTCGAGAAGGTCTGCCCTGCGTGCCGTGGTTTGTGTGATTGCAAACACTGCCTTCGTTCTGATAACACAATAAAG GTCCGGATCCAGAAAGTACCAGTTTTGGACAAGTTGCAGTATCTCTATCGTCTGTTATCAGCTGTCCTTCCAGTGATAAAGCAGATCCATCTTGATCAATGTACAGAGCTAGAACTAGAGAAGAGACTTCGTG GAGCTGAGATTGATCTTGTCAGGGCAAGACTGAAAGCAGATGACCAGATGTGCTG CAACGTGTGTCAGGTACCAGTTGTTGACTACTACCGCTGTTGTCCCAACTGCTCATTTGACCTGTGCCTGAGATGCTGTCAAGATCTACGCGCTGAGTCTTCGGTTGAGATTGGTGGGACTAGCCAAATGATAGGAGATAGAAGAACAGGAGTTCCTAAACTAAAACTGAACTTTTCAAACAAGTTTCCTGAATGGGAAGTCAACAGTGATGGGAGCATCCCCTGCCCTCCTAAGGAACATGGAGGCTGCGGTTCCAAGTCTTTGAACCTCGCTCGCATTTTCAAGATGAATTGGGTTGCAAAGCTTGTGAAAAACGCTGAGGAGATGGTTAACGGCTGCAAGGTATCTGATCTTTGTAGCCCCGAGCTGTGTGACAACCCTGTGTACAGCCCGTCAGTTGAAACGGTTAGATCTGATGGAGTAGCTACTTTTGAGAAACAATGGTCAGAGGGTCGGATTGTTATTGTGAAAAGGGTACTTGAAGAGTCATCTTTCTCTAGATGGGATCCTGAGACTATCTGGAGGGATATAGAAGATGTTTCAGAACATGATCCATTCTTGAAGGCTATTAATTGTTTGGATGGGTCAGAG GTTGAGGTAAGGCTTGGAGAGTTTAGAAAAGCATATAGAGATGGAAGAAACAAAGAGACAGCTCTTCCTTTTTCTTGGAAGTTAAAGGACTGGCCGAGCCCAAGTGCTTCCGAAGAGTTCATTTTCTACCAGAGACCTGAGTTTATCAGAAGATTTCCGTTTCTTGAGTACATACATCCCCGGTTAGGCCTTCTGAACGTTGCAGCCAAGATGCCTCATTACTCGCTCCAAAACGATTCTGGTCCAAAGGTTATAGTGTCTTGTGGGACGTATAAAGAAACTGATGGTGGCGATTCATCGAATAGTATTCACTACAGCATGCGTGACATG GTATACCTCTTGGTGCACACACCTGAAGGAACAAAACTCGAAAGTGTGAGAGAGACTACAAATCACGGTCCAGGAAAAGCTGATGAGAAGATGGGAGAAAATGAGTCACTTGTTAGCCCCAAGGAAAAATTAATAGACGGAGAGTTACATGATCTATCACTTGGTACATCCAATACGGAGAAGAACGAATCTGAGATGATGTTGAGTGTGGAACCTTCTTGCACGTCTTCATGTGCAGGAGGAGTCCAGTGGGATGTCTTCAGGCGCCAAGACGTCCCAAAGCTGGCCGAGTATTTGCAGAGAACGTTCCAGAAGCCTGATGATAGTCTTAAGTGTGATTTT GTGTCACGTCCGTTGTTTGAAGGATTGTTCTTAAATGAACACCACAAGAGACAACTAAAAGATGAGTTTG GAGTTGAGCCATGGACGTTTGAGCAACATCGTGGTGAGGCTATATTCATTCCAGCTGGATGTCCGTTCCAATTCAGAAATCTTCag TCAAATGTTCAGGTGGCTCTAGACTTCTTGTGCCCTGAAAGCGTTGGAGAGTCAGCAAGACTAGCTGAAGAGATCCGGTGTTTACCGTACGACCACAAGGCAAAACCTCAGATTCTAGAG ATAGGGAAGATATCTTTATACGCAGCTAGCTCAGCCATCAAAGAGGTTCAGAAACTGATCTTGAATCCAGA GTTTGGAGCAGAGCTTGGTTTTGAGGACCCAAACCTAACCAAAGCAGTCTCCAACAACTTGGATAAGGTAATCAAGCGGCCGCAGCAAATCAGCTGCACTTGA
- the LOC106362340 gene encoding protein SRC2 homolog, with product MECRPLDLTIISAEDLKDIQLIGKQDLYAVVSLNNDARTKQKTKVDKDCGTKPKWNHQIKLTVDDTAARENHLTLVIQIIADRPIAGDKPVGEVSVPLKELLDQNNKEGDVEEEKTVTYAVKLPNGKTKGSLKFSFKFGEKYTFGSSSDPHAPGSSSVDHKSTDQPVAAYPPGQGAPGAYPPPPGHDDKHGGVYGYPQAGGYPPPGGPGGYPPAGPGGYPPPGAYPQQGGYPPQGGYPGYPPQGPGYGYPPQGPGYGYPPQGPYGYPQQQGYGGQPQKPKKHGGAGMGLGLGLGAGLLGGLLVGEAIDDMADMGGDCDF from the coding sequence ATGGAGTGTAGGCCGTTGGATCTGACGATCATATCCGCAGAGGACCTCAAGGACATCCAGCTGATCGGCAAGCAAGACTTGTACGCCGTCGTTTCCCTCAACAACGACGCAAGGACCAAGCAAAAGACGAAGGTGGACAAAGACTGCGGGACGAAACCTAAATGGAATCATCAGATCAAGCTCACCGTCGACGACACAGCAGCGCGTGAGAACCATCTCACACTTGTCATCCAGATCATCGCTGATCGTCCCATCGCCGGTGATAAACCAGTCGGAGAGGTTAGCGTTCCTCTGAAGGAGCTTTTGGATCAGAACAACAAGGAGGGTGACGTGGAGGAGGAGAAAACGGTGACGTATGCTGTGAAGCTGCCTAACGGGAAGACCAAAGGATCTCTCAAGTTCTCTTTCAAGTTCGGTGAGAAGTACACTTTCGGGTCTTCGAGTGATCCTCACGCGCCTGGCTCATCGAGTGTTGACCACAAGTCTACGGATCAGCCCGTCGCAGCTTACCCGCCCGGACAAGGCGCCCCGGGTGCATACCCGCCTCCTCCAGGCCATGATGATAAACACGGCGGTGTTTACGGTTACCCTCAGGCCGGTGGATATCCGCCACCTGGTGGTCCCGGTGGTTATCCTCCAGCTGGGCCGGGTGGGTATCCGCCTCCCGGTGCATACCCGCAACAAGGTGGATATCCACCTCAAGGAGGCTACCCGGGTTATCCACCACAGGGTCCAGGCTATGGGTATCCACCACAGGGTCCAGGTTATGGGTATCCGCCACAGGGTCCGTACGGTTACCCGCAACAGCAAGGTTACGGTGGTCAACCGCAGAAACCGAAGAAGCATGGAGGAGCTGGAATGGGACTAGGGCTTGGACTTGGAGCTGGGTTGTTGGGTGGGTTGCTTGTAGGTGAAgcaattgatgacatggctgaTATGGGTGGCGACTGTGATTTCTGA
- the LOC106362337 gene encoding sucrose nonfermenting 4-like protein: MFSSTLDNSRGNSAAAGQVVTPTRFVWPYGGRRVYLSGSFTRWTEHVPMSPIEGCATVFQVICNLTPGYHQYKFFVDGEWRHDEHQPFVTANGGVVNTIFITGPDMVPTGFNSSNMDVDDFSQRAADPSQESIPRMSGGDLEMSRHRISALLSNRTAYELLPESGKVIALDVNLPVKQAFHILYEQGIPLAPLWDFGKGQFVGVLGPLDFILILKELGTHGSNLTEEELETHTIAAWKEGKAHISRQYDGIGRQYPRPLVQVGPYDNLKDVALKILQNKVAAVPVIYSSLQDGSYPQLLHLASLSGILKCICRYFRHSSSSLPILQQPICSIPLGSWVHRIGESSSKPLATLRPNASLGSALSLLVQAQVSSIPVVDDNDSLIDIYSRSDITALAKDKAYAQIHLDDMTVHQALQLGQDASPPYGSLNGQRCQMCLRSDSLGKVMERLANPGVRRLVIVEAGSKRVEGIISLSDVFRFLLGL, encoded by the exons ATGTTTAGTTCTACATTGGATAACAGCCGTGGGAACAGTGCTGCGGCAGGGCAGGTTGTTACTCCCACGCGCTTCGTGTGGCCTTATGGAGGTAGAAGGGTCTACCTAAGCGGATCTTTCACCAG GTGGACAGAACATGTGCCAATGTCTCCAATTGAGGGCTGCGCTACTGTTTTTCAAGTTATTTGTAACTTGACTCCCGGATATCATCAG TATAAGTTTTTTGTTGATGGCGAGTGGCGGCACGATGAGCACCAACCATTTGTAACCGCAAATGGTGGAGTAGTGAATACTATATTTATAACTGGACCAGATATGGTTCCCACGGGTTTTAACTCATCTAACATGGATGTGGATGACTTCTCCCAGCGAGCG GCTGATCCATCCCAAGAATCTATCCCTAGGATGTCAGGAGGTGATTTGGAGATGTCTCGTCACCGTATATCTGCTTTACTGTCAAACCGCACTGCATATGAACTGCTCCCAGAGTCGGGCAAG GTTATTGCATTGGATGTAAATTTACCAGTAAAGCAAGCATTCCATATACTTTATGAGCAG GGAATCCCTTTGGCTCCTCTTTGGGACTTTGGTAAAGGCCAATTTGTTGGAGTTCTTGGTCCACTGGACTTCATTCTAATACTGAAAGAG CTTGGAACTCATGGATCGAACTTGACAGAAGAAGAGCTTGAGACGCACACCATAGCAGCCTGGAAAGAGGGGAAGGCTCATATAAGCAGACAATATGATGGAATCGGGAGACAATATCCTAGGCCACTTGTTCAG GTCGGCCCCTATGATAATCTGAAAGACGTTGCTCTCAAAATTTTGCAAAACAAGGTGGCAGCCGTTCCAGTTATTTATTCGTCTTTACAGGATGGGTCATATCCGCAGTTACTGCATCTTGCTTCGCTCTCAGGCATATTAAAAT GTATATGCAGGTACTTTAGACATTCGTCTAGCTCTTTGCCTATCCTTCAGCAGCCCATTTGTTCAATTCCCCTGGGCAGTTGGGTCCATAGAATCGGAGAATCAAGTAGCAAACCTCTCGCTACATTGAGACCAAACGCCTCTTTGGGTTCTGCGCTCTCATTATTAGTTCAAG CTCAAGTCAGTTCAATTCCAGTAGTGGATGACAATGACTCACTTATTGACATATACTCCCGAAG TGACATAACTGCTCTGGCTAAAGATAAGGCATACGCACAGATTCATCTTGATGACATGACGGTTCACCAG GCGCTGCAGTTGGGGCAAGATGCGAGTCCGCCATATGGATCTCTCAACGGGCAGAGATGTCAGATGTGCTTGCGGTCAGACTCTCTTGGGAAAGTGATGGAGCGGTTGGCGAATCCAG gaGTAAGGAGGCTGGTGATAGTGGAAGCAGGGAGCAAACGTGTTGAAGGTATCATATCTTTGAGTGATGTTTTCCGATTCCTGCTCGGTCTTTGA